In the genome of Bacteroides sp., one region contains:
- a CDS encoding C45 family peptidase has product MKNKILLTLLAISLTFFGCKPEQRIEKIQDLTILHLTGSSYEQGLAHGKFLKVQIEETIIKWKNEVEETYQTDFHAVISDFFDKTGFVKEIEMICPDILEEVKGISDGCEIDFETMLAFQLSEEIDALSVDFQGNHCTTISINKSGDQPTILAQNMDPPKFLHGYPTLLHITDKDTRIESYILTFPGFIGLDGMNSHGVGIACNGISMLNHSDRGLPVSFIVRKILQMPGETEAFEFIEKVPIGIPQSFTMGGIREARCYECSANQKKRFYPFDNKNITLHTNFSGSNRDFSQQFIDLLKTYGKTIDDPYYCPRFYLAYDKILEAENMLNAETIQSILSHTEPEIHPISNENTYGCLVMVLSENPVLYIAPGKPDETEFEILTFH; this is encoded by the coding sequence ATGAAAAACAAAATCCTTCTCACATTACTGGCCATTTCACTCACCTTTTTTGGTTGTAAGCCAGAGCAAAGAATTGAAAAAATTCAGGATTTAACGATTCTTCATTTAACAGGTTCTTCATATGAACAGGGGCTGGCACATGGGAAGTTCCTTAAAGTTCAAATTGAGGAGACCATTATTAAATGGAAAAATGAGGTTGAGGAAACATACCAAACCGACTTTCATGCTGTTATTTCTGATTTTTTTGATAAAACAGGGTTTGTAAAAGAGATTGAGATGATTTGCCCGGATATTCTCGAAGAGGTTAAAGGTATTTCCGATGGTTGCGAAATAGATTTTGAAACCATGCTGGCGTTTCAGCTCAGCGAGGAGATTGATGCGCTATCAGTCGACTTTCAGGGAAACCACTGTACAACGATCAGCATCAATAAAAGCGGAGATCAACCAACCATTTTGGCTCAAAACATGGACCCGCCGAAATTTCTTCACGGATACCCCACCTTGTTGCATATCACGGATAAGGATACTAGGATAGAAAGTTACATTTTAACTTTTCCGGGGTTTATTGGATTGGATGGCATGAATTCGCATGGGGTTGGCATTGCCTGTAACGGGATTTCGATGCTAAACCATTCCGACAGGGGATTGCCCGTTTCTTTCATCGTCAGAAAAATTCTTCAAATGCCTGGCGAAACGGAAGCCTTTGAATTTATTGAAAAGGTCCCGATTGGCATTCCCCAAAGTTTTACCATGGGAGGGATCCGCGAAGCACGGTGTTATGAGTGCTCAGCAAACCAGAAAAAACGATTCTATCCTTTTGATAACAAGAATATTACGCTCCATACAAATTTTTCGGGTTCAAACCGTGACTTTAGTCAGCAGTTTATTGATCTTCTGAAAACTTATGGGAAAACCATTGACGATCCCTATTACTGTCCACGCTTTTACCTGGCCTATGATAAAATTCTGGAGGCGGAGAATATGCTTAATGCAGAAACCATTCAATCCATCCTCAGCCATACAGAACCGGAAATTCATCCAATTTCCAACGAAAACACATATGGATGTCTGGTGATGGTTTTATCTGAAAATCCGGTATTGTACATAGCCCCGGGAAAACCCGATGAAACGGAGTTTGAAATATTGACGTTTCATTAA
- a CDS encoding isoprenylcysteine carboxylmethyltransferase family protein — MRKTSLDKYGKKYVIASVFLVIVQMGIVFASAGNTGLPRAWIFAAVNLIYSMLAILVFYKINPNLLNQRGKNHENAVKWDVILVKINNLNMIFLLPLIVGLDLRFDFLPLNELWQIPGYLLFIFSNVLVLGSMIANNHFEAHVRIQSERAHVVVKSWPYNLVRHPGYFGVILWLFAFPLIIGSFAGIIFSAFISSGFIIRTRLEDNFLSKNLKGYSDYKKEVHDRIFPGIW, encoded by the coding sequence GTGAGGAAAACCAGCCTTGATAAATATGGGAAAAAGTATGTCATTGCTTCCGTTTTTCTGGTCATTGTTCAGATGGGGATTGTTTTTGCATCGGCTGGAAATACAGGGCTCCCGCGCGCATGGATTTTTGCTGCTGTAAACTTGATTTATTCCATGCTTGCCATCCTTGTCTTTTATAAAATAAATCCCAATCTTTTAAATCAAAGAGGGAAAAACCATGAAAATGCTGTTAAGTGGGATGTTATTCTCGTTAAGATCAATAATCTCAACATGATATTCTTACTACCTTTGATTGTTGGGCTCGACTTAAGGTTTGATTTTTTGCCCTTGAATGAATTATGGCAAATTCCGGGCTATTTACTCTTTATCTTTTCGAATGTTTTGGTCCTTGGATCTATGATTGCAAATAACCATTTCGAGGCCCACGTGAGGATACAGAGTGAAAGAGCGCATGTTGTCGTTAAAAGCTGGCCATACAACCTGGTTCGGCACCCCGGTTATTTTGGCGTAATTCTTTGGTTATTTGCATTTCCACTTATTATCGGTTCTTTTGCCGGAATCATTTTTTCAGCCTTTATTTCTTCCGGTTTTATTATTCGCACCCGGCTTGAGGACAACTTTCTTTCAAAAAACCTGAAAGGATACAGCGATTACAAAAAAGAAGTTCATGATCGTATTTTCCCCGGAATTTGGTAA
- a CDS encoding C10 family peptidase: protein MKHSENVKAAMLSMVLVLSLTINGISQVDLGDDFLLTTTWGGSARINMFNPGENSPGCHSTALAQICYYHRLQPHGVKEYVTSQGYEVNLNFDDHQFNWDLFQAVLNDETPEESAREMALYSYFMASMVEKNFGTGSYQKKFHKKQLREHLDAKVRERFGYKSFPLNRRRIKGIFRKEIDSKRPVYFHYTDFNGGGHSVVIDGYQEINDEFWVHANFGWGGKRNGWYKFEKDCFLENTKLELVITIKPV, encoded by the coding sequence ATGAAACATTCAGAAAATGTTAAAGCGGCCATGCTAAGCATGGTTCTCGTCCTTTCGCTGACCATCAATGGAATATCCCAGGTTGATCTAGGGGACGATTTTTTATTGACTACAACCTGGGGTGGGAGTGCCCGGATAAACATGTTTAACCCCGGCGAAAATTCCCCTGGTTGCCATTCCACAGCTTTAGCCCAGATTTGTTATTATCACAGGCTTCAGCCACACGGGGTAAAGGAATATGTGACAAGTCAGGGCTATGAAGTAAACCTAAATTTTGATGATCATCAGTTCAACTGGGATTTGTTTCAAGCGGTCCTGAACGATGAAACGCCAGAGGAATCAGCCAGGGAGATGGCGCTTTACAGTTATTTCATGGCCTCCATGGTTGAGAAAAACTTTGGAACCGGGAGCTACCAGAAAAAGTTTCATAAAAAGCAGTTAAGGGAACACCTGGATGCAAAGGTGCGTGAACGGTTTGGCTACAAGTCCTTTCCCCTGAACAGGCGGAGGATCAAAGGCATTTTCCGTAAGGAGATTGACAGCAAGCGTCCGGTTTATTTTCACTATACTGATTTTAATGGGGGAGGCCACAGCGTGGTTATTGATGGATATCAGGAAATTAATGATGAATTCTGGGTTCATGCCAATTTCGGCTGGGGTGGCAAGCGCAATGGCTGGTACAAATTTGAGAAGGATTGTTTTCTTGAAAATACCAAGCTTGAGCTGGTTATTACTATTAAACCGGTGTGA